A stretch of Ipomoea triloba cultivar NCNSP0323 chromosome 11, ASM357664v1 DNA encodes these proteins:
- the LOC115995864 gene encoding pentatricopeptide repeat-containing protein At1g52640, mitochondrial-like encodes MSTRTLTLGTRSTLRLRFCKLFSDCFHFQHPYPRIPQSFLSSPPPTTARRRGNHHCRPFTSTSHLFQLQIQSQLQSSDPSSPHLVNELSRVLSDFRNPHHDIEAALSPFRSQISINVVEQVLKRCRNLGFSAHRFFLWAQRLPGFRHSEESYRILVDILGGSKQFPLLWDFLLEMRDAKSCEITPHMFSIVFRAYCRANLPDDAIRAFSKMGDFGIEPNVDDLGHLLYALCKRKHTSHAQKFFDRVKESYPPCTKCYSILIRGWGELGKFSQAQKLFDEMLQRGCSVHLPAYNCLLESLCKGGKMDEAYKMFRKMWSMELKPDAFTYSIFIHSYCQANDIHSAFKVLDRMKMYDLVPNVFTYNCMIKXGGGGGVWFEALGQVVGLLPPAR; translated from the coding sequence ATGTCGACCAGAACTCTAACCCTTGGCACGAGAAGCACTCTCCGTCTCCGATTCTGCAAATTATTCTCCGattgttttcattttcagcATCCTTATCCCAGAATTCCTCAAAGCTTCCTCTCATCTCCACCACCCACCACAGCGCGCCGCCGCGGCAACCACCATTGCCGACCCTTTACATCTACCTCTCATTTGTTTCAACTCCAAATCCAATCGCAGCTTCAAAGCTCGGATCCATCTTCTCCTCACCTCGTGAACGAGCTCTCCCGGGTACTCAGCGACTTCAGAAATCCGCACCATGATATCGAGGCGGCGCTCAGTCCATTCCGCTCCCAAATATCAATCAATGTGGTTGAGCAAGTGCTCAAGCGGTGCAGGAATCTGGGGTTTTCCGCTCACAGATTCTTTCTCTGGGCTCAAAGGCTACCGGGGTTTCGACATAGTGAAGAGAGCTATCGCATTCTTGTTGACATCTTAGGAGGTAGCAAGCAGTTCCCACTGTTGTGGGATTTTCTCTTGGAAATGAGAGACGCTAAATCTTGTGAAATCACTCCACATATGTTCTCGATTGTGTTCAGGGCTTATTGCAGGGCTAATCTTCCTGACGATGCCATAAGGGCTTTTAGCAAGATGGGCGATTTTGGGATTGAACCGAATGTAGATGATCTTGGTCACCTTCTGTATGCGTTGTGCAAAAGAAAGCATACCTCGCATGCCCAAAAATTCTTTGACAGAGTTAAGGAAAGTTACCCACCTTGCACAAAATGTTATAGCATTTTGATTAGAGGTTGGGGAGAATTGGGGAAATTTTCACAGGCACAGAAgctgtttgatgaaatgcttcAGAGGGGATGTTCAGTTCATTTGCCTGCATATAATTGTCTCTTGGAGTCTTTATGCAAGGGAGGGAAGATGGATGAAGCTTATAAAATGTTCAGAAAGATGTGGTCGATGGAGCTTAAACCAGATGCTTTTACATACTCTATATTCATTCATTCTTATTGTCAGGCAAATGATATTCATTCAGCTTTCAAGGTTCTAGATAGGATGAAAATGTATGATCTTGTCCCTAATGTGTTTACTTACAATTGCATGATCAAGNggggggggggggggggggtctggTTTGAAGCATTGGGCCAAGTGGTTGGTCTCCTCCCTCCTGCAAGGTAG
- the LOC115996372 gene encoding pentatricopeptide repeat-containing protein At1g52640, mitochondrial-like: protein MSTRTLTLGTRSTLRLRFCKLFSDCFHFQHPYPRIPQSFLSSPPPTTARRRGNHHCRPFTSTSHLFQLQIQSQLQSSDPSSPHLVNELSRVLSDFRNPHHDIEAALSPFRSQISINVVEQVLKRCRNLGFSAHRFFLWAQRLPGFRHSEESYRILVDILGGSKQFPLLWDFLLEMRDAKSCEITPHMFSIVFRAYCRANLPDDAIRAFSKMGDFGIEPNVDDLGHLLYALCKRKHTSHAQKFFDRVKESYPPCTKCYSILIRGWGELGKFSQAQKLFDEMLQRGCSVHLPAYNCLLESLCKGGKMDEAYKMFRKMWSMELKPDAFTYSIFIHSYCQANDIHSAFKVLDRMKMYDLVPNVFTYNCMIKKLCGINKVEDAYQLLDEMVDRGAVPDSWSYNTILAFHCDHNEVNQAFRLISRMDQCGCQPDRHTYNMVLKMLIRVGRFDRVEEVWDGMEERGYYPSVSTYAVMVHGLCQKRGKLEEACKYFEMMIDEGIPPYTSTCELLRNKLIGLGFADEIDILADKMERSTSCSIQELAGLMRGNRRCVKHRDEGEYTDDSDAQ, encoded by the coding sequence ATGTCGACCAGAACTCTAACCCTTGGCACGAGAAGCACTCTCCGTCTCCGATTCTGCAAATTATTCTCCGattgttttcattttcagcATCCTTATCCCAGAATTCCTCAAAGCTTCCTCTCATCTCCACCACCCACCACAGCGCGCCGCCGCGGCAACCACCATTGCCGACCCTTTACATCTACCTCTCATTTGTTTCAACTCCAAATCCAATCGCAGCTTCAAAGCTCGGATCCATCTTCTCCTCACCTCGTGAACGAGCTCTCCCGGGTACTCAGCGACTTCAGAAATCCGCACCATGATATCGAGGCGGCGCTCAGTCCATTCCGCTCCCAAATATCAATCAATGTGGTTGAGCAAGTGCTCAAGCGGTGCAGGAATCTGGGGTTTTCCGCTCACAGATTCTTTCTCTGGGCTCAAAGGCTACCGGGGTTTCGACATAGTGAAGAGAGCTATCGCATTCTTGTTGACATCTTAGGAGGTAGCAAGCAGTTCCCACTGTTGTGGGATTTTCTCTTGGAAATGAGAGACGCTAAATCTTGTGAAATCACTCCACATATGTTCTCGATTGTGTTCAGGGCTTATTGCAGGGCTAATCTTCCTGACGATGCCATAAGGGCTTTTAGCAAGATGGGCGATTTTGGGATTGAACCGAATGTAGATGATCTTGGTCACCTTCTGTATGCGTTGTGCAAAAGAAAGCATACCTCGCATGCCCAAAAATTCTTTGACAGAGTTAAGGAAAGTTACCCACCTTGCACAAAATGTTATAGCATTTTGATTAGAGGTTGGGGAGAATTGGGGAAATTTTCACAGGCACAGAAgctgtttgatgaaatgcttcAGAGGGGATGTTCAGTTCATTTGCCTGCATATAATTGTCTCTTGGAGTCTTTATGCAAGGGAGGGAAGATGGATGAAGCTTATAAAATGTTCAGAAAGATGTGGTCGATGGAGCTTAAACCAGATGCTTTTACATACTCTATATTCATTCATTCTTATTGTCAGGCAAATGATATTCATTCAGCTTTCAAGGTTCTAGATAGGATGAAAATGTATGATCTTGTCCCTAATGTGTTTACTTACAATTGCATGATCAAGAAACTTTGTGGGATTAATAAGGTGGAAGATGCCTACCAACTGTTGGATGAGATGGTTGATAGAGGAGCAGTTCCAGACTCTTGGAGTTATAATACGATTTTAGCTTTCCATTGTGATCATAATGAAGTTAACCAAGCATTTAGGCTGATTTCAAGAATGGATCAGTGCGGTTGCCAACCAGATCGGCATACATATAATATGGTGCTTAAAATGCTTATTAGGGTGGGAAGATTTGATAGAGTTGAGGAAGTTTGGGATGGCATGGAAGAAAGGGGATACTATCCTTCTGTCTCGACATATGCTGTGATGGTGCATGGTCTCTGTCAGAAGAGAGGCAAACTTGAGGAAGCatgtaaatattttgaaatgatGATTGATGAAGGAATACCACCTTATACCTCGACGTGTGAACTATTGAGGAATAAACTTATTGGTTTAGGATTTGCAGACGAGATAGATATACTTGCAGATAAGATGGAGAGAAGCACTTCTTGTTCAATTCAGGAGCTAGCAGGTTTGATGAGAGGTAATAGGCGTTGTGTCAAACACAGAGATGAAGGTGAATACACAGATGATAGCGATGCACAATAA
- the LOC115997438 gene encoding phospholipase D alpha 1-like, with translation MAPDLLHGTLHVTVYEVDHISGGGEGDRHFFRKIMEQVEDTVGIGKGSPKLYATIDLEKARVGRTRTVDDPGNPKWEESFHIYCAHSASNVIFTVKDNNPIGATLIGRAYVPVSEVLDGDEIDKWVEILDKDRNPVEGGSKIHVRLQYFDVSRDRNWGKGIKSPKYPGVPYTFFGQRKGCKVSLYQDAHIPEKFIPKIPLSGGKFYEGHRCWEDVFDAITNAKHLIYITGWSVYTEITLVRDSRRPKPGGDTTLGELLKKKASEGVRVCILVWDDRTSVGQMKKDGLMATHDEETDNFFKDTDVHCILCPRNPDNGGSIIQGLQISTMFTHHQKIVVVDHEMPDGGSEKRRIVSFVGGIDLCDGRYDSPFHSLFRTLDTAHHDDFHQPNYTGAAITKGGPREPWHDIHSKLEGPVAWDVLYNFEQRWKKQGGKDVIIDLRELDQIIIPPSPVMLPDDQETWNVQLFRSIDGGAAFGFPDSPEEAAKAGLVSGKDNIIDRSIQDAYINAIRRAKNFIYIENQYFLGSCFGWASDDINTAEIGALHLVPKELSLKIARKIEAGERFAVYVLVPMWPEGIPESSSVQAILDWQRRTIQMMYKDVIEAMRAKGIEEDPRNYLTFFCVGNREVKKSGEYEPSESPEPDSGYASAQAARRFMIYVHSKMMIVDDEYIIVGSANINQRSMDGSRDSEIAMGSYQPHHLTTSRQSARGQVHGFRMALWYEHLGMLDDCFLRPESEECIQKVNNMADKYWELYSDENLERDLPGHMLRYPIGISSDGIVSELPGFECFPDTKARILGAKADFLPPILTT, from the exons ATGGCTCCGGATTTGCTTCATGGGACCCTACATGTGACGGTCTACGAGGTTGATCATATTAGCGGCGGAGGCGAAGGTGATAGACACTTTTTTCGTAAG ATTATGGAGCAAGTTGAGGATACTGTTGGTATTGGAAAAGGAAGTCCAAAGCTGTATGCTACTATAGATCTGGAAAAAGCTAGGGTTGGGAGAACCAGAACGGTTGATGATCCCGGGAACCCCAAGTGGGAAGAATCTTTTCACATTTATTGTGCGCATTCAGCCAGTAATGTCATATTCACTGTCAAGGACAACAATCCTATTGGCGCGACCTTAATTGGGAGAGCTTATGTACCTGTTAGTGAGGTTTTGGATGGGGATGAAATAGACAAGTGGGTTGAGATTCTGGATAAAGATAGGAATCCTGTTGAGGGAGGTTCCAAAATCCATGTGAGGCTGCAGTATTTTGATGTCTCTCGAGACCGAAATTGGGGAAAGGGAATCAAAAGTCCCAAGTATCCTGGAGTTCCTTACACCTTCTTTGGACAGAGAAAAGGGTGTAAGGTTTCCTTGTACCAAGATGCACATATCCCTGAGAAATTTATACCGAAAATCCCTCTGTCTGGGGGGAAGTTTTATGAAGGTCACAGGTGTTGGGAAGATGTGTTTGATGCAATTACTAATGCAAAGCATTTGATTTACATTACAGGATGGTCAGTGTATACTGAGATTACCCTAGTGAGGGACTCAAGGAGGCCAAAGCCAGGGGGAGACACTACGCTTGGGGAGCTGCTTAAGAAGAAGGCAAGTGAGGGTGTGAGAGTTTGTATACTGGTTTGGGATGACAGAACCTCTGTAGGCCAAATGAAGAAGGATGGTTTGATGGCTACTCATGATGAAGAAACTGATAATTTCTTCAAAGATACTGATGTGCATTGTATCTTATGCCCCAGGAATCCTGATAATGGTGGAAGCATCATTCAGGGGTTACAGATATCTACAATGTTTACTCATCACCAAAAGATTGTGGTGGTGGACCATGAAATGCCCGATGGAGGATCGGAGAAGAGGAGAATTGTGAGCTTTGTGGGCGGTATTGATCTCTGCGATGGGCGATATGACTCGCCTTTCCATTCTCTTTTCAGGACACTAGACACGGCCCATCACGACGATTTCCACCAGCCAAACTACACTGGTGCTGCAATCACAAAAGGCGGGCCGAGAGAGCCTTGGCACGACATTCACTCCAAGCTGGAAGGACCTGTGGCCTGGGATGTTCTGTATAACTTTGAGCAGAGATGGAAGAAGCAGGGAGGGAAGGATGTTATTATTGATCTGAGAGAGCTTGATCAGATTATAATCCCACCATCACCAGTGATGCTCCCAGATGATCAGGAGACATGGAATGTTCAGTTGTTCAGATCTATTGATGGCGGGGCGGCTTTTGGCTTCCCCGATTCACCAGAGGAGGCTGCCAAGGCGGGTCTTGTAAGTGGGAAGGATAACATTATTGATAGAAGCATCCAAGATGCTTATATCAATGCCATTCGCCGAGCAaagaattttatatacattgagAACCAATATTTCCTTGGAAGCTGTTTTGGCTGGGCTTCAGATGACATCAATACTGCAGAAATTGGTGCGTTGCACCTAGTTCCTAAGGAGCTCTCATTGAAGATTGCAAGAAAGATTGAAGCTGGGGAGAGGTTTGCAGTGTACGTTTTGGTTCCAATGTGGCCAGAAGGGATCCCAGAGAGCTCATCAGTTCAAGCAATATTAGATTGGCAAAGGAGGACAATTCAGATGATGTATAAAGATGTAATTGAAGCTATGAGAGCCAAGGGAATTGAGGAAGACCCCAGGAATTATCTCACATTCTTCTGCGTTGGTAATCGGGAGGTGAAGAAGAGTGGCGAGTACGAACCTTCAGAAAGTCCTGAACCTGATTCAGGCTATGCCAGCGCTCAGGCGGCTCGACGCTTCATGATCTACGTCCATTCCAAGATGATGATAG TTGATGATGAGTACATCATAGTTGGATCTGCGAACATCAACCAGAGATCAATGGACGGGTCAAGAGACTCGGAGATAGCCATGGGATCCTACCAACCTCACCATTTGACGACCAGCCGGCAATCCGCGAGGGGACAGGTTCACGGCTTCCGAATGGCGCTGTGGTACGAGCACCTGGGCATGCTGGACGACTGTTTCCTCCGCCCAGAAAGCGAGGAATGTATCCAGAAGGTGAACAACATGGCTGACAAGTACTGGGAACTCTACTCCGACGAAAACTTGGAACGAGACCTGCCGGGCCACATGCTTCGTTACCCCATCGGAATCAGCAGTGATGGCATTGTATCAGAGCTACCAGGATTCGAGTGCTTCCCGGACACCAAGGCTCGTATTCTTGGAGCTAAAGCTGATTTCCTTCCTCCCATCCTCACCACTTAA